A genomic region of Caulobacter sp. NIBR2454 contains the following coding sequences:
- a CDS encoding GFA family protein: protein MKITGGCLCGAVRYEAEGPPDMMGCCYCADCRKASGGPFIPFMNFPASAVRFSGATLKYRSRALRGGEALRNSCPSCGGLVFGGEVGHTDSHTVYAGSLDDPSLFKPQIAIFNRDRPAWAPLPPGVVVFDTMPE from the coding sequence ATGAAGATCACCGGCGGCTGCCTCTGCGGCGCGGTCCGCTACGAAGCCGAGGGGCCGCCGGACATGATGGGGTGCTGCTATTGCGCCGACTGCCGAAAGGCGTCGGGCGGGCCGTTCATCCCCTTCATGAACTTCCCCGCCTCGGCGGTGCGGTTCAGCGGCGCGACGCTGAAATACCGATCCCGCGCCCTCCGCGGGGGCGAGGCGCTGCGCAACTCCTGTCCGTCCTGCGGCGGCCTGGTATTCGGTGGCGAGGTCGGCCACACGGACTCCCACACCGTCTATGCGGGCAGCCTGGACGACCCCAGCCTGTTCAAGCCTCAGATCGCCATCTTCAACCGCGACCGCCCCGCCTGGGCGCCCCTGCCGCCCGGCGTCGTGGTCTTCGACACGATGCCGGAGTGA
- a CDS encoding GNAT family N-acetyltransferase, which translates to MNIRPATPADAPAIAAIYADACLNGFGTFEEVPPSADEIVTRMANVQSRGLPYLVAEENGEILGYAYAGPFRLRAAYRYTVEDSVYVSPRAKGRGVGGAVLTAVLDACAAMGLRQVMAVIGDTGNEGSIGLHKALGFAPVGTFKDVGYKKERWLDIVLMQKSLNGGAQTPPDAPGLSLSGF; encoded by the coding sequence ATGAACATCCGCCCCGCCACGCCCGCCGACGCGCCGGCCATCGCCGCGATCTATGCCGACGCCTGCCTGAACGGGTTCGGGACGTTCGAGGAGGTTCCGCCCTCGGCGGATGAGATCGTCACGCGGATGGCCAATGTGCAGTCGCGGGGGCTGCCCTATCTGGTGGCCGAGGAGAACGGCGAAATCCTGGGCTACGCCTATGCCGGGCCGTTCCGCCTGCGGGCGGCGTATCGCTACACGGTGGAGGACAGCGTCTATGTCTCGCCCAGGGCCAAAGGCCGGGGCGTGGGGGGCGCGGTGTTGACCGCCGTGCTGGACGCCTGCGCGGCGATGGGGTTGCGGCAGGTGATGGCGGTGATCGGCGACACCGGCAACGAGGGCTCCATCGGCCTGCACAAGGCGCTGGGCTTTGCGCCCGTGGGGACGTTCAAGGACGTGGGCTACAAGAAGGAGCGCTGGCTCGACATCGTGCTCATGCAGAAGAGCCTGAACGGCGGTGCGCAGACGCCGCCTGACGCGCCCGGTTTGAGCCTGAGCGGGTTCTGA
- a CDS encoding OsmC family protein: MALKIKRRGSVVWGGGIKDGKGAISTESGALSQYPYGFSSRFEGQPGSNPEELLGAAHAACFTMALSLVLTQAGFTADSLETSAEVTLEQQDDGYAITAVHLTLKGKVPNIDAATFDDLAGKAKVNCPVSKVLNAQITLDSELVG, encoded by the coding sequence ATGGCCTTGAAGATCAAGCGGCGCGGTTCGGTCGTATGGGGCGGCGGCATCAAGGACGGCAAGGGCGCGATCTCGACCGAGAGCGGCGCGCTTAGCCAATACCCCTACGGCTTCTCAAGCCGGTTCGAGGGCCAGCCCGGGTCCAACCCCGAGGAGTTGCTGGGCGCGGCGCACGCGGCCTGTTTCACCATGGCCCTGTCGCTGGTGCTTACCCAGGCCGGCTTCACCGCCGACAGCCTGGAGACCAGCGCCGAGGTGACGCTGGAGCAGCAGGACGACGGCTACGCCATCACCGCCGTCCACCTGACGCTCAAGGGCAAGGTCCCCAACATCGACGCCGCGACCTTTGACGACCTAGCCGGCAAGGCGAAGGTCAACTGCCCGGTGTCCAAGGTCCTGAACGCGCAGATCACGCTGGACAGCGAACTGGTCGGCTGA
- a CDS encoding Ig-like domain-containing protein has product MASVIQISRVGAQSTTANTVQFRVAFDEAVNGVSASAFALAGEATGTIGAPSLVSPGVYTVTVSDVAGEGNLRLNLLAGVVTAADDNAAIPAFTSGQAFYIDHTAPTFLGAEAPGPYAYGLVDDEINFLLRFNEDVVVDTTGGAPRIAINVGGRAAWAEYNPSQSGSSDVYLTYRVQPGDNDSDGIEFGAFDLNGAVITDKAGNPAGAFTVGTAPPTPEVTVDTTAPTVVSTTAPAAGIYIPGDDLIFTVTFSEVVDVSFTPVLELDIGGQTVEAQYFEGSGANTLSFRYQVNYEDLDLNGIVVGGTIKFGDIEDDARNAADFTNLSFDTSGVNIDGEGPQVVSITRLDPNNTTATSVRWQLVFDEPIDDELSSWDVYTDGVGTINGDFDIEDTGDHKTWIVTLENITGSGTVRLAYDGGSNDVRDVYGNLSDTPFDAGESYTLNSTAAVVESVSAPANRTYHVGEHIDFTVHMDKAVTILGGTPRIAMEVGEALVYATYVSGSGTADLVFRYTVTNGRLDTDGVEVYSPIDLRGATMRGGDGVDAELALNDIAATTGLLVDGVQPTITANTAPAAGVYGEGDDLTFTVTFDETVVVDTTNGTPYIGLTLPSGGYVHADYVGGSGSSTLTFVFTIPDGAEALDGVSVSSLITSGGGTIKDAAGNSASLNGLTINGSAVIVDAVDPAVLSISRTGDETTTASSVIYTVVFSETVTGDLDASDFVLHTTGSISGAIVSNVSGSGSIFAVQVSGYTGEGTIRLDLKDSGTGITDTAGNPIAGGFTTGMTYTIDTTVPTVTSVTAPAHDTYQAGDVLTFTVTMSEAVTVDTTGGTPRIALTIGSSTVYATYSGGSGTDELTFAYTVTVGQSDADGVALGGAIEANGATLRDAAGQNATLTLSGVATTAGVLVDASNPVIATTSSPAADTYAIGEHLDFTVTFSEDVTVDTSGGTPSIALTLDTGGTVQAEYVSGSGGDTLTFRYAVTAGTLDSDGVMTAGAIALNGGTMQDASGLNAVVTGLNFTGLAGVRVDGIAPTVTSITRVGAASSNAATQHYTVTFGEAVDGVDPSDFVLTATGTAGGTVTGISGSGATYTVTVTDITGDGDLRLDLKNTGTGVTDLHGNAITTGFTAGQTVTFDHTAPAAPTIATVAADDVISANEVSGLTVTGTAEAGSIVKLTIGGAVRTASLSGTTWTYAVTANDLRAMGAGAETLSVTATDAAGNVSTPATLPITVDAAAVPPAPSGGGNPGPVTPDLEPEDVIAVAGDAVGVDLTSAKATSPTITLANGQVVANPLYATAQAAAKLQADLAAGRITVEQAQSGLVDLAMPTTGVAHDVYKFFTGAPPTEAGMTWLIDSPTNANDLTDAYYAAFSVENRYINFAVNLGKVGEGRAGFEAAYGSLSFSESVSKAYDAVIGFDDATEAGFDVQGALRYIESQKAYFDALGGDAIGAKAAMVGYVVSLGGSFHVGEYYEALKEHVIETITDSLSSAPNAGWDLV; this is encoded by the coding sequence ATGGCTTCCGTCATCCAAATCAGCCGCGTAGGCGCGCAAAGCACCACCGCCAACACTGTCCAGTTTCGGGTCGCGTTCGACGAAGCCGTGAACGGGGTGAGCGCGTCGGCCTTCGCCCTGGCGGGGGAAGCCACCGGGACGATCGGTGCGCCGTCACTAGTCAGCCCCGGCGTCTACACCGTCACCGTCAGCGATGTGGCGGGCGAGGGCAATCTTCGTCTCAACCTGCTGGCCGGGGTCGTGACGGCGGCGGACGACAACGCGGCCATCCCAGCGTTCACGTCCGGGCAGGCCTTCTATATCGATCACACCGCGCCGACCTTCCTAGGGGCGGAGGCGCCAGGACCGTACGCCTATGGCCTGGTAGACGACGAGATCAACTTCCTCCTGAGGTTCAACGAGGACGTCGTCGTCGATACGACCGGCGGCGCGCCGCGCATCGCCATCAATGTGGGCGGGCGGGCGGCCTGGGCGGAGTATAATCCGAGCCAGTCCGGCTCCAGTGACGTGTACCTCACCTATCGCGTCCAGCCCGGCGACAATGACAGCGACGGCATCGAGTTCGGCGCCTTTGACCTGAACGGCGCCGTGATCACGGACAAGGCCGGCAACCCCGCGGGCGCCTTTACGGTCGGGACGGCGCCGCCCACCCCCGAGGTGACGGTCGACACCACGGCGCCGACGGTGGTCTCGACCACCGCGCCGGCGGCGGGGATCTATATCCCGGGCGATGACCTCATCTTCACGGTCACCTTCAGCGAAGTGGTGGACGTCAGCTTCACGCCGGTGCTGGAGCTGGATATCGGCGGCCAAACGGTCGAGGCCCAGTATTTCGAGGGAAGCGGCGCCAACACGCTTAGCTTCCGATATCAGGTCAACTACGAGGACCTGGATCTGAACGGCATCGTCGTCGGCGGCACGATCAAATTTGGGGACATCGAGGACGACGCCCGCAACGCAGCCGACTTCACCAACCTGTCCTTTGACACCAGCGGCGTGAACATCGACGGCGAGGGTCCGCAGGTGGTCTCGATCACGCGCCTGGATCCGAACAACACCACCGCCACCAGCGTCCGCTGGCAGTTGGTTTTCGACGAACCGATCGATGACGAGCTGAGCAGCTGGGATGTGTATACCGATGGCGTCGGCACGATAAATGGCGACTTCGACATCGAGGATACGGGCGACCACAAGACCTGGATCGTGACTCTCGAGAACATCACCGGCAGCGGAACCGTCCGCCTAGCCTACGATGGCGGCTCCAACGATGTTCGCGATGTGTACGGCAACCTGTCCGACACCCCGTTCGATGCGGGCGAGTCCTATACGCTGAACTCGACCGCGGCGGTGGTCGAGTCGGTGAGCGCTCCGGCGAACCGCACCTATCACGTCGGCGAGCACATCGACTTCACCGTCCATATGGACAAGGCGGTGACCATCCTGGGCGGGACGCCGCGCATCGCGATGGAGGTTGGCGAAGCCCTCGTTTACGCCACCTATGTCAGCGGCAGCGGCACGGCCGACCTGGTCTTCCGCTACACCGTCACCAATGGCCGTCTGGATACCGATGGCGTCGAGGTCTACTCCCCGATCGATCTGCGCGGCGCCACGATGCGCGGCGGCGATGGGGTTGATGCGGAGCTGGCGCTCAACGACATCGCCGCCACCACCGGCCTGCTGGTCGATGGCGTCCAGCCGACGATCACCGCCAATACGGCGCCGGCCGCCGGCGTCTATGGCGAGGGCGACGATCTCACCTTCACCGTCACCTTCGATGAAACGGTCGTCGTCGATACGACGAACGGCACGCCCTATATCGGCCTGACCCTGCCGAGCGGCGGCTACGTCCACGCGGACTATGTCGGCGGCTCGGGCAGCTCGACCCTGACCTTCGTCTTTACGATCCCCGACGGCGCCGAAGCGCTAGACGGCGTGTCGGTCTCGTCGCTGATCACCAGCGGCGGCGGCACGATCAAGGACGCCGCCGGCAACAGCGCGTCGTTGAACGGACTCACCATCAACGGCTCGGCCGTGATCGTCGACGCCGTGGACCCGGCGGTGCTGTCGATCTCTCGTACGGGCGACGAGACGACCACGGCGTCGAGCGTGATCTACACGGTGGTCTTCAGCGAAACCGTGACCGGCGATCTCGACGCCTCCGATTTCGTCCTCCACACCACGGGCTCGATCAGCGGGGCGATCGTGTCGAATGTGTCCGGCAGCGGTTCGATCTTCGCGGTGCAGGTCAGCGGCTATACCGGCGAGGGCACGATACGCCTTGACCTGAAGGACTCGGGAACGGGCATCACCGATACGGCGGGCAACCCCATCGCCGGCGGATTCACCACCGGCATGACCTATACGATCGACACCACTGTCCCGACGGTGACCTCGGTCACGGCGCCGGCTCACGACACCTATCAGGCGGGTGACGTACTGACCTTCACGGTCACGATGAGCGAGGCGGTCACTGTGGACACCACGGGAGGCACGCCGCGCATCGCACTGACCATCGGATCCAGCACCGTCTACGCCACCTACAGCGGCGGCTCGGGGACCGATGAGCTGACCTTCGCCTACACGGTGACGGTCGGACAGTCGGACGCCGACGGCGTCGCGCTGGGAGGCGCGATCGAGGCCAATGGCGCAACCCTGCGCGACGCCGCGGGACAGAACGCCACCCTGACCCTAAGCGGGGTCGCGACCACCGCCGGGGTTCTGGTGGACGCCAGCAATCCGGTGATCGCCACGACCAGTTCGCCAGCGGCGGACACCTACGCCATCGGCGAGCACCTGGATTTCACCGTCACCTTCAGCGAGGACGTCACGGTCGACACCAGCGGCGGCACGCCAAGCATCGCGCTGACCCTGGACACCGGCGGAACCGTCCAAGCCGAATATGTCAGCGGCTCGGGCGGCGACACACTCACCTTCCGATACGCGGTGACCGCGGGGACGCTGGACAGCGACGGCGTGATGACCGCCGGGGCCATCGCCTTGAACGGCGGCACGATGCAGGATGCTTCCGGCCTGAACGCCGTCGTCACGGGCCTGAACTTCACCGGGCTCGCCGGTGTGCGCGTGGACGGCATCGCGCCGACCGTGACCTCCATCACCCGCGTGGGTGCCGCGTCGAGCAATGCGGCGACCCAGCATTACACCGTGACCTTCGGCGAGGCCGTCGATGGCGTCGATCCATCCGACTTCGTGTTGACCGCTACGGGTACCGCCGGCGGGACTGTGACCGGAATCTCGGGCAGCGGCGCGACCTACACAGTCACGGTCACCGACATCACCGGCGACGGCGACCTGCGCCTGGACCTGAAGAACACCGGCACGGGCGTCACCGACTTGCACGGCAATGCGATCACGACGGGTTTCACGGCCGGCCAGACGGTCACCTTCGATCACACCGCGCCAGCCGCGCCCACCATCGCCACGGTGGCCGCCGACGACGTGATCAGCGCCAACGAGGTCAGCGGCCTGACCGTCACCGGCACGGCCGAGGCCGGCAGCATCGTGAAGCTGACCATCGGCGGCGCCGTCCGCACCGCGAGCCTGAGCGGCACGACCTGGACCTACGCCGTCACAGCCAACGACCTGCGGGCCATGGGCGCCGGAGCCGAGACGCTAAGCGTCACGGCGACGGACGCCGCCGGCAATGTCAGCACGCCCGCCACCCTGCCGATCACGGTCGATGCGGCCGCCGTCCCGCCGGCGCCGTCTGGCGGCGGGAACCCGGGCCCTGTCACGCCGGACCTTGAACCGGAGGACGTCATCGCCGTCGCTGGCGATGCGGTCGGGGTCGATCTGACCTCGGCCAAGGCGACCTCGCCGACCATCACCCTGGCCAATGGCCAGGTGGTAGCCAACCCGCTGTATGCGACGGCCCAGGCCGCGGCCAAGCTGCAGGCCGACCTCGCGGCCGGCAGGATCACGGTTGAGCAGGCCCAGTCCGGGCTGGTGGATCTGGCCATGCCGACCACCGGCGTGGCCCACGACGTCTACAAGTTCTTCACCGGCGCGCCGCCCACCGAAGCGGGCATGACGTGGCTGATCGACTCGCCCACCAACGCCAACGACCTGACCGACGCCTACTACGCGGCGTTCAGCGTCGAGAACCGCTACATCAACTTCGCGGTCAACCTGGGCAAGGTGGGCGAGGGCCGGG